The nucleotide sequence CCGGCGCCACCGGCCGAGTTCGTGCCCGAGCCACCCGCGTCCTGGCCGCCGGCCGACGCGGATCCGCTCGGAGCCGTGGAGCGCGCCCCGGTGAGGGCGCCGATCCCGTTGGAGATCATGTCGTTGACCCCCTTGAACGGGTCGAACGGCTTGCTGGCGCCCGTGCTCGACGACGCGGACGTCGACGGCTTGGCCAGCGGCGCTCCGTTGACGCCGGGAATGACCGGCTTGGGCTTCTCGGTGGTCGCCCGGGTGGTGCTCGCCGAGGCGGCAGGCGCCTCGGCCGGCGCCTCGACCACGGTCGCGACCCGAGCGGCGGGCTCGGCGACCTCCGGCTCGGTCGCCGCCGCGACGAGGACGGCCGGCGCGGCAGGAGCGACGGGAGCCGGGGCAGGAGCGACGGGAGCAACGGGGGCGGGCGCGGGCAGCGGAGCCGTCACGGCGGGCGGGACGACCAGGCCGCCGAACGGCTGGACGATGCCCGGCGTGGGTGGGGTGCTCGGCAGGAACGGCGTGTTCACCGCCGTCATGTCCGGCGCCAGCCCGAAGGACAGCGTCGGCGGCAGCAGCAGACCCGTGCTGATGAAGGGCAGCAGGCCGACGTCGAAGGTCTGCGAACCGATCTGCGTGCTGGTCTGCAGGCCGGCCACCCGGTAGTCGAAGAACGGCCCGTTGGCGAAGTCCTGGTAGGTGACGAATCCGGTCGTTCCCGAATTCATGATCACCCCGGGAATTCCGGCGGACCAGCGTCCGATGTCGACGGAACTGAAGTTGTCGGGCTGGCCGTTGACGCCCGTCTGGCCGGTCGGAGCCTGAGTGAATCCGATCGCCTTGAGAACGTTCAGATTGAATACCGCCGGACCGAATTGATTGGCGGTCTGCAGGACACCGGCATGGGTGGCGACGTAGGGGTCGTAGGACACGCCATTCTCGGTGAAGCCCAGCGCACCCCGGCTGCTGGCGAGACCGGTGATGCCGGCGACCCACTGATCCATGCTGGTGATGTTGGCCGTGCCGGCGGTGCTGCCGGCCGGCGGCAAGTGCGCATCGCCGTAACGCACCGAGTCCAGAGCCAGACTCGCGGGACCGAATTGATTGAGCGACCGCAAGGTTCCGCGCACCGTCGCCGAGACGTCGTCGACGACGGTCGCCACCGAGCCGACGCCCACGCTGCTCGTCGACGGCGTGGGAGCCACCGCGAACGGAAAGAGGCGGGCGAACGAGAAGTTGGCCGTCGGCTGCACGTCGCGCTGCACGGGTGCCGGGAGCGATTCCGCGGGCAATGAGCCGTATCCGGCGATGAGCAATGCCCCCGCACCGAGCGTGGTGAGTCCGATTCCTCCGTAACGGCAAACTGCCTTGAACATCGAATTCCTCTATCGCTCGCCGAAATGGGGTGCCAATAGCGAACACCATTCGATGCAATCAGGTCAAGGTAGGACTACATCACAGCTAACCGGAACGCCCGTCGGCAACGTTGCTGGCAGCAAAGACGTCACGCCAGAGCTTCTGTAGACGGCGGCGCAGTTCAGCGTGTCTCGCGGTCGATGTTCAGTGCAACGCGCCTAACGCCGACGCCGAACTCGCTGGGCCAAATGCCAGACTGACTGGCAAGAACAATGGCGCGCCAACATGCGCATGTGAGCGCCACGTCGCACGTGCGAGCACCCGTCGGCGACAAGCGGCGCGCCTGCAGCTCGCAGTCCGCAGTTGCGGCTCGCTCCCCCTCACAATCCCGGCGGCCATTGTGTGCCCGTTGAGGATCGGTGCCCAGCAGCGCCGCCGGCACTTCGTCAGCCGTGGTGGTGTCCGAGCTTTCGATGGATGGTGCACGGCGAAGTGCTCGCTTAATCGCACTGCAGTACGTGGTAGCCGTCTGGCGCGGGACTTATGACGGTGTCAATGTTCGCGGTCGTTCCTGCTCACGACTAGCACAGCGACTCAAACGAGAGGCGCACTAAGTCGGCAGGCATGGGTGAAAAAAGATTAGGGACGATACTTCAAAGCCGTCATCACCTCAACCGCCATGATGAGAAAGTAGCACCTTTTGGCGCCGAATGCCGCTTCGCCGAGAGTCAGATCATTTCTATGCGACATGGTCGTGGGAAGTCGCAACGTTCTCAGGGATTCGGACTGACGGCGACATCTTGTGGTGCCGGGTTCTCGTAGCCTGGAGGCTTGTCGTCGCCAGCGCCCGTCGAAGTCGGCTCGATCGGGCGACGGGCAAGCAATGCGACGACCACGACGACAAGTACGACCGCGACTACGATCTGACCCCTACTCACCGCCGCCCTCACCATCCGAACTAGAATCAAGCCGGTCAACAACTACGAGTTTGCGTTCGTGTTGGACGCGCTGGTCTAAATCTTCCTCGCTTATGTGTTTAGACAACTTGGCATGTTCGCGGTGGTCGGGATGCGTCTGCTCAGTCGGCAGCATCGGCTGCTCCCCGAGGTTCGAAGTGTCATCTGCGCTCACGACACGCTGGTACCCACATCTGCCGCATGTCATACGAACGAAAGCGCCGCGGTTCTCCATTCGTTTCAACGAACTGCTGCGACAGCGGGCGAGAACCCCTCGCAGCAGTCGCCGAAGCGCGCTCCCTCCGACCTTCAGTCCTCCCTAGGCGAGCGCTGCACGTCATTGCTGTTCGAGTCAATCCGAACCCTTCTCGCAGGCTGACTAACCTCGAGTGTGAGAGGCTTGATGCGCCACAACTGACGCACCGCGTCAGGAACATGACCCAAAGGGATGGGATGCGGACGTGACGCACACCTTTTCGGCCCGTTTGAATAGGTTGTTCGACTTGGTTCATCCACCGGGCCGCTGGCCTCACACGAGCGCCGAGGTTGTGGGTGCGCTTCGCGATCAGGGCGTTCACATATCCGCGCCATACATGTCTCAGCTACGCTCGGGGACGCGAACCAACCCGTCCAAGGACACGATCGAGACGCTGGCGAAATTTTTCAGAATTGACGCCGCGTACTTCACCGACGATGTCTATTTCACAAAGATCAATCGGGAACTGGAAGTGCTCGCAGCCCTTCGGGACGAACAGGTGCGCAGCATCGCCGCACGGACGGTTGGCATGTCTTGGCATGCAAAGCAAATATTGTTCGATTCAATCGATGAGGCGCGCCAGCGAGAACGTCTCGTCTGATGACCTTGCAGTCCCCCGTTTGCCTTGCACGATCGAGACGCTACGACTCATTGTCTTGCCTCGCTCCATCGCCTTCTTACACTCACGCGGTTAGCTTCACTGCGAGAATTCGGCGCGCTACACCCTTGCACGCTGCATCGCTTACTTCACGGCGCGCATCAGCAGCTAGGAGGCTTGGCCGGCCAATGACGAGGCGTCTCTTTAGGGGAAGCCGCTAAAGATTGCCTCACACCGATCCTTTTCGGAGGTTTTCGTTCGACAAGTCGCCATCGGCGCTATCTTCGCTGAAGAGAGACGTGAGGTGGTCCCCATGTTGCTGCGTACAGCTTTCGTTGCGGCTTGTGCCATTGTGGCGTCATCGGCGCTGCTTCAAGTAAAACCCGCGGCCGCCGAACCGCAGATCATCGCGCTGGACGGGCTGTTCGAAGTGGAGCTGAATGGCCCCCTAGTGACTGTCAATGGGCAACCGCAGCCGCAGAATCCTCAAGCAGGGCAATACGCGGTACGGATGAGCTGCATACCCGGCAGATGCGGGGCGACGGGCGTACCGCTCACCGATTCCGGTAATCGCGGAAGGATGAACCCAGATAACTACACGTACGACTTTAGTACCACCGTCTGGACAGGTGTTAGCTCTCAGTACCTGCCGTGCGATGACACCATGTCGTCGAATTACAGCGACGTTCGTTCGACTTTCAGTATCCAGCCGTACAACGACGGCACGTTTCGCGGGACGCTCACGCAGCAGTTCCTAACGGTCTGTCCGCACACGTGGCAAGCGCCCGCTACATTTAGTCGACTCGGCGACTTTCCGCCGAACGTGTCTTTGACTTGAGCCGTGACTCTAGGATCGTTACCACAGTTACTCCCGTGAGAAAATCGCCGACGTTTAATCAAGCGTATCTCTCTATTAGCAACCGCCGTGACAGTCTCCTAGCTCCGCAGTATCTCGTTACACGTTGGGTACCCGTACCAGGTAGAATCTGTCGACCTGCATCGCCGGCCGATCACCTGGCGCTACTCTGCCGACGGCTGTCGCAAATTGCATGCTCGAACGGCTTACTTGGCATGAGTTGAGCGATGCCACAACCTGGGATGCGGACCTGAACAGTCGCCCGGCGACGCACAAGTTGTACCCGCTATTGGGACACCCGCGCGCATTCACGATGCCCTGCGCCTGGATGGAACTCGGCCGAAACACCGACGAGCTGTACGTGCAGGCGCTTGCAGCGGCAAGGGGTGGCGAAATCACCGCCGCACTCGCCATGACGGCGGTGAGCGCGCCAGTAGCGATCACGGCACAACCCCGATTGGACAGTCGATTCATACGTTCCCCCCTGATTTGCGTGTCATCTCAGCATATGACGTCCGACTAAGGTTGTTGGACTATTCGTGAAATCGTCATCGAGGAAGCTTCTGGTACGCCCGCACGACTTTCATCGTCGTGATGAAGGCCATCATCGGGTCCTTTCAAAGGAGGTTTACCAAAACCGTCCGGAGTATTGTCGGCGGAGGTAGCGTGCACCAACAGTCCGAAACAACTCTGGGGGAAGTCATGTGGAGTCGAAACGCAACTAGAAGGACCTCGGCCGCCGTGGCGGGGACAATCGCCATCAGTTGTTGCGGTCTAATTGCTCCAGGCGTCGCAGCGGCGAATCCACTCGACGAACTGCTCAACATCATCCGCCAGCAAAGTAAGAACCTGCATGTCCCAGCAGACGAAGTCGTCGAGCGCAGCCGGTTGACACTTGGACCGGCGGCGTCATCGGCTAACGAAGATAGCTCGCAGTTTTTGCAGTTGCGGCGTGCCGCGTGCCGCGTCAACGACCTTCAACATCAAGGTCTCAGCATCGATGCGACGATGCGACAATTCCCCTGGTATCAGCGGCAAGCCATCTGGAATCAGGTCGAGGAGTTCGACCAATTGCAGCGGTATGACGACAATGGTTACTCAATTGTGAAGCTTATCTGCAACCTTTCACGTTGAGGTAGCTGTAACGCCGGCCTAACCACCTTTGAAAAATCCTGCGATCGGTCCAAAATTGGCCGTCGCGAAACCAGCCAGCTTCTTGGTTGCGGCGAACAATTCATTTCGCATCTCCCTTGACGCCAGCGCGGCGAAGTCCATGCGCCGACTCGATACTTCATGGTGCAGTGCTGCGGCGGCGGCCTCGACGCGATGGAAGGCGTCGATGAGCCGCGTCTCGTCTTCGCTCACAGCGAGATTTAGATTCGCTACGACTGTCAGGACGAACCACTTATCGGAGATATCGTCTGGATCTTGCATCGTGCACAGCGCCGTGCCTGAGTAACGGCTCGCCCAACCATCTTCAAAGAGTCGCTTCGTGGTCGGCCACGCACTCTGCATGGACGACATCCATGCATCCTTCGTCGCATCGGACCTCGCCATCGCCTGCTGTAAGGGCGTGAACCATTGGTCGAAACAAGCGCACACAACAACGACGTCCCCGGATAGTGGACGAAGATGAACGACATGGTAGGTACCGTCGCTGCTAATACTTTCGACTTCTGTATAAGCTGCCGTCTGACGGGTCCGGCGATGTTGCTTCGTCGTCTCGTAGGACCCCACGGCCGGATAGTCCTGAGCAAAAAAGCGCATGTGTCCCCCTGCCTTCGCTTCATCGAGCGTGACACAACAACACAACCCCCGTGCCGCTTTGGCAGAACCAAGCGGTCACACCATGGTGCGCCCGGGTACAGGGCGACGCGCAGCCCGACCTCTTTTCAAGGTAGCTGGACGCGAGACGGACGGCGAAGGCGACGAAGCCGGTCCTGTGGACGTCGTGTTCCATTCCGCGGCACCCGATCGCGGGCCAAGCCGTCGCCTCGATCATCTTTCGCGCAGCGAGCACCGATGCACCGTCACACAAGACCCCGACACGTCGGGCATCGTCGCAAAACGTTCGCTAAACCGCTGTCGTCGGCGTTCTTGATGAAGCCGGGCCAACTATTGCCGTGTTCATAGTTGGAGCCGTGCGGCTGAAGGTACTGAGATGCGAAGATCTGCGAGTTGTGTCGTCAAATGGATGACACGTGTCGGCTGCGTCCTCCCGCGATGCGGTTCGCCATGCCAGAATCACCTGGTCGGCTCCTAACCCCGACGGGGGGCTGGCCAAGAGTTCCGATGCCCCGTGTCGTGTCCGGGGCATCGGAACGGGCACTCGAAGTTATTTGGGCCGCCCACAACGACTCGGCGTTGCGCTCGAGCAGCGTCGCGCCGATCGCTGCCGAAGCTTCGCACGTCAGCCACTAATGTGTGCGGAATGCGCTTACTGCGCCTTCTCGATCGCCACTAACGCAGCAGCGAGTGAGAAGAACTTGTTGGATCCGAGATCGCGCACCGTCTTGATGTTCAGCGCAGCCTTCAGCGCTGCGGCATCATCGTCGGTCACGCCAGCGAGGGCCGATGGCGAAGCGTCGAGCACTTCTTTCAAGGGCTTGTCCTCGTACGCCTTGTCGAGAGCCTTCGCCAGATCGCTGCTTACCGACATCTCAGTCCTCCGTTGTTGTTGGTGATTTGCGATCGTACTCGGCGCCCGCACGAACGGCTCATACCAGCGCAGCGCTGTCTCTGCGCCTTCACTCACAGTTCTCGCTGCCCTCCTGCGAGTCACTTGTCGAGCGACGCCAAGAACTCTCGAGCAACCACTTTGAGCTTGACATTGCGGTCCTGGGAGGACTTGACGAGCCGCTGGAACGCTTCCTCAGCGGTACCGCCGTGGATTGCGCGAAGTGCACCTTTGGCTTGGTCTATGTCCGACCTTGACGTCAGCGCCGCAGTCAATTGCTGGATGGTTTCGCGGGAGCGCTGCCATTGACGCGCGTTCGTGATTGCGGCGCCGGCTATCGCGGTATACAGACGCATCAACGTTTCGTCGAACGGGTCGAAGGCCGATGCATGCCGGCTATAGATGTTGAGAGAACCGATCAGCTCCGGATCCTGGTCCACACGTTCCGCAAGCAGCGGCACCGACAACGTGGCACGGATATGGCTGCGCCGAGCAGCTGCAACAAACTCCGGCCATCGCTGGCCTTCGACGGACACGACCACCCGCACCGGACGGCGCGTCTCCGCCGCCTCCAAGCACGGCCCACGCCGAGTTGAGTACTGCTCGTCGTCGAGAGCGAGGACCCATTGGTCTGTGTACGCGGCCGTGCGTCGTCCTGTCCCAGTCAAGACGCTCACAGACACCGCGTCGGCATCGGGAATGGCACTCACAGCGGACTGCGCGACGCGGGCGAGAACATCGTCGAGCGGTTCCGTTGAAGCGAACAGTTCTTGCAACGACTCGATGGCATCTGATGCCGATTCGAGCCGGTCAAGCTCGTTAGGACGCGCGTCTGTCACCCGTATCCGCCTCAAAAGGATCCAGCTTGGCCGTGGCTGGACCAAAGCGACTACGGCGTGAGCTTAACCGAATCTGAACACGACGAGAAAACGGTCTCCGTACGCACTCCATCGCAGGCCACGCAACGAGGCACAATCATCCGGAAGGTAGCACATGGAGCCGGTACCGCTCTGCTAAGTGCTGCCGGCAGATCATCAGTCCAACCCGGCTTGAGCGCCTACGGCTACATACGCACGCGTCTAGTCATCGGCCACACCATCGGCCGAACCCCGGCCGTAGCGTCGGTCAGCGCCAGCGGTCCCTCCACCGAAACCTCCGACTGTTGTTTCTTGTGCCATTCAGCATGTTTCCCAAGCCGTCGAATGCTTGATCGATACCATCATGCACCATCTCGACGTTATTGATTCTCTCAACCAAATCTTCGTTGCGATTCCGATCCCGCTCGGTCACTCGCCGCCAGAAGCTCATTAACCAGTCCCTCCCCGTCGCGTATCAGCCGATGCTATCCGGCTGTCCGAACTGCCGCAGACGATTCGACGCTCTTAGTGCACAGCTCAGGCATGTGTAGCGTGAGCGGAACTACAGGTCTCGAGGCCTCTGGCTAAAGCCCATGGTTCGCGACCGGCGCTACGCTTGATCCCGTCTCCACACGGAGATGTTTGCGCCAAGTTTGTCGTTCCAGTTCACACGCGCGAAAGCCGTCAAGATGTCGATCCGGGAGCCGCGAATACATTGAGAGTTTCTAGCGATGACTTGGTTACCCCGAAGCAAGCGCAAGTCAGCACAAGTTGTGACGGCAGTAGTGCACACCCCTACTCCCAACGCACGTGCCGATGCTCCTGCGCTTGCGCGCTCTACACGAGTGGAGTAGTTGCAAGAAGGATACGCCTCTGCCTCCCACCCAACTCCATCAAAATAGGTCAGACACGTACAAAGAGCAGCGATGAAACCGATCGCAACAATGCGAAAACTGTAAAGACTTTGTAGCAATTGGCACGGCTTAGCTACCCACCGTGCGCCAGTTAGTCGAATCACCACGAACTCCCCCCGCCGACCAGGCTTTGCCTCGACGAGGGCCACGATAGCGAACATCAGGTTGCCACGTCCCATTTCGAACGAATCGCTTCTCCCAGCGTTTGATGCCGACTCGCGAACCAACAGAGCGCGACTCGGCGGAAGGATTGGGGTCAACGTAAACGGTATGGAACGCAGTTGCGTCACTCCTGTGCCAGACTCGAGGCATGGGGGAAGAGTCAGGCACAGAGGTGCCACCTGCGGATAGCAACCCGACGCTAGGTGAAGGCACTGCTTCGAGGTCATCTGGCGGCCGAAGCAGCGACTGGAAGCTCGCTCTACTTAGCGCAGGAGCAGCTCTACTGGGGTCGCTTATTGGAGGCGGTATATCCTATGCGCTTGCGCTCTCCGGCCAAGAATTTCAAGGAGAAAGCGATCTTCTTGCCCGGCGTGAAGCCGACTATGCGACCTATCTTTCCTCTCAGCCCAAGTTGCAAGGTATTGAGAACACGCTCAGAAACTACATACAAGAGAATGATCCGGACATCTCGGCGATTAATGAGTGGTCCGGCAAGTATTATGAAGCCGTAGATGCGGCCGTCAGCGCAGATTACGTTGTCGCGCTTAGTTGCTCACCAGAGGTTGACGAATTGCGTACGGCCATCGTGGACGCTCAAACTGACATCGACACAGCGATCCACTCGCTAGCGAATGACTCTCGTTACGGTCGCCCGTACAATCGTGAAACGCTCGATGACCTTTCGAACAGCCTTGATAGATTACCCGGTTTGCACGGAGATTTCGCTGGCGCCGCACGTTATTACGATTTGCGAATCCCTGACTGATCTCGCGTACATAGGTCTGTCTCAAAACTGAACAAGGTCCCAATGAGTTGGAGGTGAGTGTCAGCTTCCCAGAAATGAATTGTCCAGATGCCTCGGACGACCTCATAGAGATCGTCAGTGCGTTCACCCAAGCAGGTCTTTACCGAGTAGCAGCACTGCCCATCCTGCTTGCACGACGGCCCTCGCCAATATGAACACAGCTTTGGCAGTTGTATTCACAGCAACGCGAGACTCTGAAGTTACTTCACGTCGCCTTCAGCCCCTTTACAGCGGAGCTCCAGCGGCTCCGAGTTAGCTTGGCGACGCAAGACGATGCGATCCTCCGCCCCTATGACGTCGAAGCGTGTCGGTCCAACTATCTGCAGGTCGGCAGCAAACCCCGCTGTCACTTCGAGAAGAACTTCGTATCGTCCACCGTTGGGCCGATCGTCGGGTTGTTGTTCGACCCACCAGCGCCCGCCGGCAGCTGCCGCTACCAAATCGTCATAGCGGACCCAATCGAAACGACCATCAGTTTCAAGTCGAAGGTTGATCTCGCTGGTCGCACTCGATTGCCCCGCCGGCCGTCCCACGTAGCGACCCGCGAGCTTAGGAAACCTCATTGTCCCTCCTAACGCATTGGTCACTGTTGCGGATGTGAGAGAGTCGTTCTTGAGGTCAACCTTGACACGGCCCGCCGTTTGGCGGCAGCCAATCTAGAAAGGTGGCGTCTGCTCGACACACTGCCTGCCACGCAAGTCAACATTTGCCACGCGCAACGACGGCGGTCTCAACGCGGTTGCGTCCACCAAGGTGGTGTACGAGTCGGACCTGATCAGCGGTACCGGCGTGTCGTAGCCGAATGATTGAAGGTCATCGCGTGATTCTTCGAGAGACCGACCAAAGTTTCTCGAGCAAAGGAACCGACGCGATGACCACTGCCCACAATATCGACCTGCCCACCGTGCTGGCCGAACGACTCACCACCGCCCATCCCGACGTGCTGCGCGAGCTGCTCGCCACATTCATCCACACCCTGATGGGCGCTGAGGCCGACGCCCTGTGCGGCGCCGGATACGGCGAACGCAGCACCGAGCGCACCAACTCCCGCAACGGCTACCGGCACCGCCAATTCGACACCCGCGCAGGCTCATTGGATCTCGCGATCCCGAAGCTGCGCCACGGCTCCTACTTCCCGGACTGGCTGCTGGAACGCCGCAAACGCGCCGAACGGGCTCTGACCACGGTAGTCGCGACCTGCTACCTGCTGGGGGTCTCGACGCGGCGGATGGACAAGCTGGTGGAGACCCTGGGGATCACGTCGCTGTCGAAGTCCCAGGTCAGCGTGATGGCTAAGGAACTCGACGCCGCCGTCGAAGCCTTCCGCACCCGGCCCTTGGACGCCGGCCCGTACACGTTCGTGGCCGCCGACGCCCTGGTGCTCAAGGTCCGCGAGGGCGGGCGGGTGGTCAACGTGCACGCCCTGATCGCGGTCGGGGTCAACGCCGAGGGCCATCGCGAAATCCTGGGTATTGACGTCAGTACCGCCGAGGACGGAGCGGGCTGGTTGACGTTCTGGCGGTCGCTGACCGCCCGCGGCCTGTCCGGGGTCAAATTGGTCACCAGCGACGCCCATGCCGGGCTGGTAGCGGCCATTGGGGCGACGCTGCCCGGGGCGGCCTGGCAGCGGTGCAGAACGCATTACACGACCAACCTGATGGCCGTCACTCCCAAGTCGTCGTGGCCGTGGGTCCGGACATTGTTGCATTCGGTGTTCGATCAACCAGACGCTGAATCGGTTGCTGCGCAATATGATCGGATCATCGAGGCCCTCGCGGACAAGCTCCCCAAGGTCGCCGACCACCTGGAAGAAGCCCGGGCGGACCTGCTGGCGTTCACTGCGTTTCCCAAGCAGATCTGGCGCCAGATCTGGAGCAACAACCCCCAGGAACGCCTCAACAAGGAGATCCGCCGACGCACCGACGTCGTCGGCATCTTCCCCGACCGAAACGCTCTGATCCGCCTCGTCGGCGCCGTCCTGGCCGAACAACACGACGAATGGGCAGAATCGCGGCGCTACCTCGGCCTCGACGTCCTCAGCAAATCACGCACCGTCAACGACACACCGACAGAACAGGAGGCCACCCCAGCGGCACTGACCGCCTGACCCAACTACCTCGAAGAATCACACGACGACGTCGTACACCACGTCCCTGGACTTGACCCTCAACGCATCGAACGCCTCCGAGGCGGGGGCACACCCGAACGGCCTCCACGAAGTCGAGCCGGCATCCCCGGCATCACTTTGGTGCACCGCAGGCCAAGCCGCGACGTCCTAAGTCGCGGGGCACGAATAGTGCCTCATTAAGACTCGTCGCGCGGTGAGGTCCGCGAACAAAAGTTCGACAACCCCGAAGTTATGGGTTCTTACTTCGAGCACTGCAGCGCCGCTACACGTCCGCCTGGCAGTCTCGAGCTGGCGGCCATGACGGCTTCGGCTGAGGTAACGCCGTTGCCGCCCTGAAACGAAGATGATGTCAGAACGATGGCAACGCAGCCGTTATGCATCTCGGCAGCCACCTGGCAGCCGGCCCCGGAGGCAGCCACACACTCCGCATTTGCTATTCCGTCGGCGCGACCTTGCGTATTTGCTGTTCCCCAGCCGATCTGAGCGGTGACCGGCGAGATGGCGAGCGCGACATATTGATCGTCGCCGCCAGTCGCGATCAACTGCGAGGGGTCCTGAGCTGGGAGTGCAGCCACTGGCAGTGGTGTCGCCGGCGGGGGTGCACCACACGGACACCACTGCGCCACCCCACCGTGGCGAGAGCACGTACCGGACCGCGTCTGCGAATGCGACGCGGTGCCGTCTTGACAGATTGCCGAGGCGCCGGCGTACGACCCATTGGGGCTCTCGACGCAGTCCCCGCTCGCAGCCTCGTAGGTGCCAGCCGGACATGCCGCGGCGGGAGGCGCGACGACAACGGCGACGAGCACATTGAACGTCAGCAGGACGACAGCACTCACCGACGTCAGCAGTCGCCCGCTCCGGCGAAACACCCCAAACCTCCGGCGCACGCGTGACCTAGTACGACCCGTCGGCACACCCGGCCGGCGGATTGGACGTCGAGCACGGATGCGGTTCGTTGCTCGCAGGCAGCCGAGTCTGCACCTTGTTTTGGATCTGCTGCTGATGCGCCCGCACCGCCGGCCAGATGTCGGGGCACATGGTGTTGGCGGCCCCCACGACGATAACGGCCCGTTCCGCGTTCGACGTATAACCGTTTAGCGTCAGACCAGCGATTGCTTGGTCGACAGCGAAGCTACTCTGGCCGTTTCTGATGGTGCGGCAAACGGCCTTGCCGACGTCGATGATGTCAAGGATGCTGTCGTAGTAGACACCGTTGTTGCGAGGAAGCTAACAAAGTCGTACTGGTCGGCGTGCGCAGGCGGCGCTGTCATCACAACTGCCGTGCAGACTGCGACGGACGCCGCGAGCGCAATGCAGTGAGCCTTTGTCACGACTCGCATCCCACACCGTCGCGGTCCTTATCGAGCCACGGACCATAGTTGGGAGAATCGGACGGAATGTCAGTGTCGCCGTTAGCGCGAGCCTCCGAGCAGTTCTTGTAAGGGGCGTCCGCTGATGCAGCCAGTGCGGAGCCTAAAGCAACCGCGCTCGAAGCGGCGAAGACGACAACAGCACGAAGAAGCATGACTCCACCCCGAAACGTTTGTGGCGACTAGGCCCCCTAGCCACTCCCGTAATCCTAGGGCACGCTCGGCCATGATCACAAACAGATGAGCAAACTATTGAATCCGTCAATGCCTCAGCAGCCGCCGGCTGGTCATTGCAGTCTGACGCCCCTGTCAGGCAAATAGTGCGACCGACGGCACGGACACCGAAAGGTTGGTCTAGCGGATGACGAGAATCCATTGCTGCCTCTTGGGCTCAGATTTTGAAGGGGGTGCGCATGAGCGCCTCGAACGCGAGAGGCGTGGCAAATCGTCGTCATGCAAGTCCCGAGCAACGGCGTCCCCCCGGGTGCGGCAAAGACCGACCCGCGGCACTGAACCCGGCCCTTAAGACTCGCCATCCTCACAGACCCATACAGCGGGGTTGACTCACCAACATCTGTCGCGTCCTCGGGGCCGCCCACTGGTCGGTTGACCTCTCTTCGGTACGAGCAGCGGCGCGGCGCGACTCGCGCCTGCTATCTCTTACTCGCGCATACCCTGTCCGACAGCTTGATTAGTCCCCCAATGTCGCCCACCGGCACAGGCTGGCGCTGTCCGTTGATTTCGATGTAGCCCGTCAGACGCTTCTCCGCCACGATCTCCTTCACGTCTGGGTAACCGCCGAACCTGATGGCAGTCTGATTGAGTCCGTACTCCGCGCCGCCGGCAGGAAGGTGACCATGCTGTCTTCGACGTAGCACTTGATCACGCCTTTCGAAAACGAGCAGCGGCCATTTCCCGTCGGTCCATGTCGCCTCGCTGATCGGCCCGCTGGTTTGCGCAGGTGTGAGCGTGGAGGGTGGTGGCGTGCCGGGGTCAGTGT is from Mycolicibacterium grossiae and encodes:
- a CDS encoding Rv2253/PknI dimerization domain-containing protein — its product is MLLRTAFVAACAIVASSALLQVKPAAAEPQIIALDGLFEVELNGPLVTVNGQPQPQNPQAGQYAVRMSCIPGRCGATGVPLTDSGNRGRMNPDNYTYDFSTTVWTGVSSQYLPCDDTMSSNYSDVRSTFSIQPYNDGTFRGTLTQQFLTVCPHTWQAPATFSRLGDFPPNVSLT
- a CDS encoding helix-turn-helix domain-containing protein yields the protein MTHTFSARLNRLFDLVHPPGRWPHTSAEVVGALRDQGVHISAPYMSQLRSGTRTNPSKDTIETLAKFFRIDAAYFTDDVYFTKINRELEVLAALRDEQVRSIAARTVGMSWHAKQILFDSIDEARQRERLV
- a CDS encoding excalibur calcium-binding domain-containing protein, which codes for MLLRAVVVFAASSAVALGSALAASADAPYKNCSEARANGDTDIPSDSPNYGPWLDKDRDGVGCES
- a CDS encoding GAF and ANTAR domain-containing protein, with protein sequence MTDARPNELDRLESASDAIESLQELFASTEPLDDVLARVAQSAVSAIPDADAVSVSVLTGTGRRTAAYTDQWVLALDDEQYSTRRGPCLEAAETRRPVRVVVSVEGQRWPEFVAAARRSHIRATLSVPLLAERVDQDPELIGSLNIYSRHASAFDPFDETLMRLYTAIAGAAITNARQWQRSRETIQQLTAALTSRSDIDQAKGALRAIHGGTAEEAFQRLVKSSQDRNVKLKVVAREFLASLDK
- a CDS encoding DUF3761 domain-containing protein; its protein translation is MPTGRTRSRVRRRFGVFRRSGRLLTSVSAVVLLTFNVLVAVVVAPPAAACPAGTYEAASGDCVESPNGSYAGASAICQDGTASHSQTRSGTCSRHGGVAQWCPCGAPPPATPLPVAALPAQDPSQLIATGGDDQYVALAISPVTAQIGWGTANTQGRADGIANAECVAASGAGCQVAAEMHNGCVAIVLTSSSFQGGNGVTSAEAVMAASSRLPGGRVAALQCSK
- a CDS encoding IS256 family transposase, translated to MTTAHNIDLPTVLAERLTTAHPDVLRELLATFIHTLMGAEADALCGAGYGERSTERTNSRNGYRHRQFDTRAGSLDLAIPKLRHGSYFPDWLLERRKRAERALTTVVATCYLLGVSTRRMDKLVETLGITSLSKSQVSVMAKELDAAVEAFRTRPLDAGPYTFVAADALVLKVREGGRVVNVHALIAVGVNAEGHREILGIDVSTAEDGAGWLTFWRSLTARGLSGVKLVTSDAHAGLVAAIGATLPGAAWQRCRTHYTTNLMAVTPKSSWPWVRTLLHSVFDQPDAESVAAQYDRIIEALADKLPKVADHLEEARADLLAFTAFPKQIWRQIWSNNPQERLNKEIRRRTDVVGIFPDRNALIRLVGAVLAEQHDEWAESRRYLGLDVLSKSRTVNDTPTEQEATPAALTA
- a CDS encoding DUF732 domain-containing protein codes for the protein MLDIIDVGKAVCRTIRNGQSSFAVDQAIAGLTLNGYTSNAERAVIVVGAANTMCPDIWPAVRAHQQQIQNKVQTRLPASNEPHPCSTSNPPAGCADGSY